The Rhizoctonia solani chromosome 4, complete sequence genome contains a region encoding:
- a CDS encoding F-box-like protein, with the protein MVHIQRIGTHNGNISAPDHKQNLFQVYKQWKEISEQLSSTVNDYAGACSRLATVASTADRSTIETVFTSVDQGLHYLGANEEKLTAAKQLLSALRNRVSTLCPIDILPDEILGYVFELASVPCVQSNRNEQAQCHIVICPELLSSVCIRWRHVASNTYNLWTHLDLIPTAQSSHKLYNRSRIWLRKARSAPLHVHIRQRSCAKKDEIIQVTGFLAPIMRQLHTIHLEADCHTMELFQAVLGCWIEFGQPGSTKSLILHRPGPSSLMSHPGIRSPDEQLLDHLQTQHPDEHLDRFLLPLRTIRLHNVYIGWGTAALCRLSELHLEALPAWVGLTISQLILTLRASPEIRSLKIARVGIVDALTEGEDPSQPIYLGNLECLGLLGADFEVLKRLLTLVVPGKSPLSISMNLYEQDRILPELQSFLDRSSVSALYLDAGEQNWVPALFGCMPCLRSLAIRGFHLSRDSFPDSPPEQLTAICAPNLESLYFIGCRVGIKPLRGMVAAHSGTLRSLKLWRTNLYADSLSDVPDTDTGDVLDTLTDLIPHVQRSCQMNDYPVLNWDVCDRFRGCNVITPYD; encoded by the coding sequence ATGGTACACATTCAGCGAATTGGTACGCACAACGGAAACATCTCAGCGCCGGACCATAAGCAGAATTTGTTCCAAGTTTATAAACAGTGGAAAGAAATATCCGAACAACTCTCGTCGACTGTCAACGACTATGCTGGTGCCTGTAGTAGATTAGCTACTGTAGCCTCAACGGCAGATCGGTCGACGATCGAAACCGTCTTTACCAGTGTCGACCAGGGCTTGCATTACCTGGGGGCAAATGAGGAAAAATTGACTGCAGCAAAGCAACTTCTTAGCGCACTCAGAAATAGAGTCTCAACCCTATGCCCGATTGACATACTACCGGACGAAATACTCGGGTACGTTTTTGAGTTGGCAAGCGTGCCTTGCGTACAATCGAATCGCAATGAACAAGCACAATGCCATATAGTCATATGCCCCGAGTTACTCTCAAGTGTCTGCATTAGGTGGCGCCATGTCGCAAGCAATACATATAACCTATGGACTCACCTTGACCTCATTCCTACCGCTCAGTCATCCCACAAGCTATACAACCGTTCGCGAATATGGCTCCGCAAGGCTAGATCTGCCCCACTTCACGTTCATATCCGCCAACGTTCCTGCGCAAAAAAGGATGAGATTATACAGGTTACTGGGTTTTTAGCGCCCATTATGAGGCAATTACATACAATCCACCTCGAGGCGGACTGTCATACTATGGAATTATTCCAGGCGGTTTTGGGATGCTGGATTGAATTTGGCCAACCAGGCTCGACCAAGTCTCTTATTTTGCACAGGCCGGGCCCAAGTAGTCTCATGAGTCATCCAGGTATCCGCTCGCCAGACGAGCAGCTACTTGACCATTTACAAACGCAACACCCCGACGAACATTTAGATCGATTCTTACTACCACTGCGCACAATCCGCTTGCACAACGTATATATAGGATGGGGGACAGCGGCTCTTTGCAGATTATCTGAATTACATCTCGAGGCACTTCCAGCTTGGGTTGGCCTGACGATTAGCCAACTGATTTTGACGCTCCGCGCGAGCCCAGAAATTCGCTCGCTGAAGATAGCTAGAGTGGGTATTGTAGATGCGCTTACGGAGGGTGAAGATCCTTCTCAACCTATCTATCTCGGCAACCTTGAGTGTCTGGGCTTGCTTGGGGCCGACTTTGAAGTGCTAAAACGGCTCCTGACCCTTGTTGTCCCAGGAAAATCACCACTATCTATAAGTATGAACTTATACGAGCAAGACCGTATTCTACCTGAACTCCAATCATTCCTTGATCGATCAAGTGTTTCGGCTTTGTACCTCGATGCAGGGGAACAAAATTGGGTACCCGCTCTTTTTGGATGTATGCCGTGCTTAAGGTCCCTGGCTATACGGGGCTTTCACCTCTCTCGGGATAGTTTCCCTGATTCACCACCGGAGCAACTAACTGCTATATGCGCTCCCAATCTCGAGTCGCTTTACTTTATTGGGTGTCGAGTAGGTATAAAGCCGTTGCGGGGTATGGTCGCTGCTCACTCGGGCACTCTTCGATCTCTGAAGCTCTGGCGGACCAATCTATATGCGGATTCTCTGTCGGACGTTCCCGACACTGATACTGGTGATGTGCTCGACACATTGACCGATCTAATCCCGCACGTCCAACGTTCCTGTCAAATGAATGATTACCCCGTGTTGAATTGGGATGTGTGCGATCGTTTTAGGGGGTGTAATGTCATCACCCCCTATGATTGA
- a CDS encoding protein YOP1, whose translation MSAEQVKTHPAVQQLSTQASYYVAQLDKELNKYPVLLNLEQRTQVPKAYGVIGAAGLITLLIFINAFASPVSNLIGWALPAYLSLKAIESPQAEDDIQWLTYWTVFGFFNFLESFALRMVLYYFPFYYIFKTAFVLWLQLPATRGARVLHQSVLRPVVAPYITTGPAPADSLRTKVNDSL comes from the exons ATGTCCGCTGAACAAGTCAAGACTCATCCCGCTGTTCAACAGCTCTCCACCCAAGCTTCCTACTACGTCGCCCAGCTCGATAAGGAG CTTAACAAGTACCCCGTCCTCCTGAACCTCGAGCAACGCACTCAGGTCCCCAAGGCTTATGGTGTTATCGGCGCCGCTGGTCTCATCACACTCC TGATTTTCATCAACGCCTTTGCTTCCCCCGTCTCCAACCTCATCGGATGGGCTCTCCCCGCTTACCTCTCGCTCAAAGCCATCGAGTCTCCCCAAGCTGAGGATGACATCCAATG GCTCACCTATTGGACTGTCTTTGGATTCTTCAACTTCCTTGAGTCCTTTGCCCTGCGCATGGTCCTCTACTACTTCCCCTTCTACTACATCTTCAAGACCGCGTTTGTCCTCTGGCTCCAGCTTCCCGCTACCCGTGGCGCCCGCGTCCTCCACCAGTCCGTCCTCCGCCCCGTGGTTGCCCCCTACATCACGACTGGACCCGCTCCCGCCGACTCTCTCCGCACCAAG GTCAACGACAGCCTCTAA
- a CDS encoding transcription elongation factor S-II, with protein sequence MPAKVEPPRAHRIGSLLFCPTCGTLLDLPGEDAPHVKCEQCGHLEPASSYENHQVETRSRPDAFPSVLQLKRTTQTKEHLDANVKTKTAETCPKCGHKEALSQERQLRSADEGSTIFLEACVTPVIPQPTY encoded by the exons ATGCCTGCCAAAGTCGAACCGCCGCGTGCTCATCGCATTG GTTCTCTCCTCTTTTGTCCGACTTGCGGCACCCTCTTGGATCTTCCTGGGGAGGATGCCCCGCATGTCAAGTGCGAGCAATGCGGTCACCTCGAGCCTGCTAGCT CCTACGAGAATCACCAAGTCGAGACCCGCTCACGCCCTGATGCGTTCCCTTCTGTTCTCCAACTGAAACGCACCACTCAGACCAAAGAGCATTTGGATGCCAATGTAAAAACCAAA ACTGCGGAAACATGCCCTAAGTGCGGCCACAAAGAGGCTCTTTCCCAAGAGCGACAG TTGCGAAGTGCCGACGAAGGCAGTACCATATTTTTGGAGGCATGTGTTACGCCTGTCATCCCTCAACCGACATACTAA